GTGATTGCTTTATTTCTGTTTCACTAAAACCATTAATGTAAATCACGTTTTTTGTAATGAATCCCAGCAGATTGCAACGAAATTTCAACTTAAAAGCATTTCTATACAAGGCACCCACCATTTAGTTGACATTTTATCGTAGTAGGTATAATTTGGCGATACGCTAGTCTGCCGCGCAATTGTTGCTATTTGCTGAATGCACATACATTGTTGACTTAGTCGACACgagtgtatgtgtatgtgtgtgaaTATATTTAGCACACAATGGTGTAATATGTTCGCTATCAGTGATTCAAATGTCGTGAAATACTAAAGCATGAAGGTTATACGAAACGGATTTGGTAGCTCGCGAACAAACTGACTACGAATAAATAGCCTACGACAACAGTCTCATCTCTCAAAGGAAATGTTACAGAAATGAAAAGCTCTTATCTTTATACTTTCAAATCTTGCATTTATTCTAGTTACTGTGTTAAAATCTTCGTTTAATTTTGTTGCGACTAACTACATTAAGTATGACGCATATTTGTTAAATGACTTCAGATTGAGTCGTCAGAAACCCATGACGTGGACGTAACCTAAccataataattaacattatcAATTTTCAACCATTCTTCCCTATAGGCCATATTCACGTGTACAAATGCGTCATATAAGAATTGAAACGATGAATTTACTATAGAAATTCCCACATACACTGCTCAAACTTATGTGAGAGGAAAACGAGTATATTTCCAATTTGTAGAATTAAAAAGTTGGTTCGAACAAAAAACTTGTCAGCTGAATGATTTCGTGCAATGCTGTGGTTGGTGTgggttattttttgttgaacaaTAAAGAGTGCGATATTTACCTGTGAGTCCAACCTTCTTGCGGCAAACGGCGCAcctattctttttctttttgtccTTGCTGGGGTCCTTGTCGTCGGCGTCAGTGTCCGACGTGCCAGTACTCGTCCCGCTGGTTCCCGCTCCACTCTCCTCTTCCAATTtctgtaataaattacaaaaaacttGTTGAATATCTTATAATGACTCATACAAGATGCAAGTTACATGGCACGAGGAACGACTACTAATGTATTGATTTCTGAAGCTGCTGAAGATGATGTGAAATCGAAACAATCCTATCGTCCACGAATCCGTCTTGCGCAGGAAATTCTAAGACAGAAACGGAGCCAAAACAGGAACGAAAAGAAATTTAAATCTTTAcagcaatgaaaataaaacaaataaattaatggaTAAAAAGCGTTATTTGTGCCCCGTGGCCCGACGTTCTAGGGATTAAATCAAACTCACCGAATAAAGGTTCGGAATTCAAATAAGATAATAACGTTTTTAGCATCCCTACTGATTTTTAATCATAGATTTTTACTACAGTATAAATTAACTCAATTACAGATATTTAGCTAGAATACTTAGCCTCGCTTTGAAATGTTTAACTTGAACAATCCGAGCATAAGAAGACCCATAAAATAGAGTCATAGAACGAGTACAAAATAATGAGTGACCACGGACCCGTTTGAGACTCTTTTTCACTCCGTCTGCTTCCGGAGGACGCTGATCTTTTATCTCAAGTTTGGGAGAGAGTAGTTTGGCAACCCTCTTGGACACAGAAGCTGAGCCACCGAACACTTCGTTACGGTTTTCCTGGATGTCGACACTTTTCCTCGCCTTTGCATTTGTAAGAAGCGCTGTCTGGTTCTGAGCGGCTGTTTTCTCATCTAATTTGGATTTCCCGGCGATGTCTGCACTTTCCTTGGTGCCATCGGGTTTCGGCAGCGGCGTGCTATCATTGATTTCAAGAGATTGTCGTTTGTTCTCGAAGCTCTTCGAACGTGACACGCCGATACCAACTTCTAAGGCAGAGTTTTGGCTGCTATTGTTTGATTTACTGTTGCGACGAATTGCTTTTTTGAATATCCTCTTCCCCTTCGACTCTTTTTTGCTAGGGTCATTTTCCATTATTCAGACTTTTTATAGACTTCAATTTGGACATTTTGGCTGCAAGTCAACATTGTTTCCTAATACTAATAAGATTTGATGCTATTCGATTTTGGTTCGTTTTCACCTGAATTTGTGATTGCACTAGGATTTGATTCAAATATATCTGAGTATAATGTGGTCCGATGCAGTAAACACTTTACCAGTTACGATGTAAAGGTGCCCCTCATCTTAAGTCAATGACTTGGGGgactgaacaaataaaaaatgttacattttaagAACTACTGAATAACAAACACGAgttatcttcaaaatatttaaatataaagtataattgcgatgtgtaaataaataaaagttgtcTTTTTTGGTTTTGCTTGCAGTGAAGGCAATGTCAAGTTGACGtaaaaattcttattttaaaaaggtatGTCGGGCTGCCAGTTGTTCGAGATAGTGAAGgttttgaataaagttttatctATAAACCATAAACaggtttgataatattattataaagtcgGGGGCGATATCATTGACCCACATGCGCTGCAATGATGTTGAATATAAATGATTGTTGCCAAAAACTACCtaatatatgaattttatatattctgGTGTTTACTTAAGATATGTTAAGTGTACGTGGTGGCGCAGGGTTTACATGCGCTCTCTCTGTGACACGCTCGTGTGATAAAGAGCGTTACGACAACAGTTGATAGCCATATGTGCCTGACGTTATAATGCAAACTTTGAGGTACACATTTATGTGGTAGGTACAATCACTTTGTAGCTGCtcataacaaattaattgaCTACGATATCAAGTCTTCAGTCAAGATTGCCGCGGGGAATTCTAGATGTTTCTACCCATTATTTATCAGTCATTTATCTGAATAATTTTAGCTACTTTTATAATGTTATGAACTAATTTGAACACTCGTGTATGAATGactcataatcataatatagtCACATATACGCGTTACTTGCTTAATTAGATATCAGTACCACGAGAAGTCATATCATCCGAAGATAATGGTTGTTTTTCCTTCTGCATCATAACTACGGATAGATAAGTACGTCAAGCGTTCaaaaacaagttaataaaagttatttactcGTCTTACCTGCTGTACCATTGGAATCGACCAACGCCACCATTTAAATACACATTAGgcataattaatattgtttcatgataaaactatttgatgataataatatgacgtcaTGATTATGACGAATCACCAATAAGAaatgttgtgtaatatttttctgAGAGTAGTAAACATCATGGACCAAAAatcgtatattatattatgtgtttttttctcaatattgcgatcaattaatataaaacataggTTGTTGCCGTTGactattttataagtaaaaagtataaatttCCATTCTAAAACTGATCACATTCATATAACGAAAAATAGCTGTAAACATTCAAACGTTGAACTCAGCGACATGATTGAGTTAATGTAATTCTGTTTAGGTTtacctaaaatatattaaaacagcATGATATGCAAAGCAGACAAAACAAATAGGTAAAATATGTTTACGAGTACTGAACCTATGAATGAATATGACTCATTGTTATCCACAAGTCAAATGTTCCTAGAAGTGAAATGAGCTAACGGTGTTGTTTACACCGGGAGCTTAGCTCTGCTCTACATTCTTGATAACGGAATGTATCGAAAGTTAATGTTCAATGAAATAAGCGTATTGGAGTTTAAGCTAAAGCGGTGGTGTGGCGTCAATGACGGTGGGTGGTGTGAAGTGCGTGAGAATGCGTGTGTGCTGTGTGTGCAATAAGAGAAGTGCGGCCTCACGTCTGTGTGCGTCTGTGGCTGGGCGGGGAGGCTGGGCACGGTGGGGGCGGCGGCCGCAAGCGGCGTCGACGCGGCCGCTACGAAAGGCGTCGATACAGGCGACGACGATGTCGCGGGTGGCTGTTGCTTCTTCTTTAAAGCCTCCTGAAACGTACGAAACCGTAATTAGTAGCCGTTCAAATGCCAATCTACATATAGTAAACTACTAAGCTAGGACGTCTAAGTTAAAAGAGGGTCAAGACTGTTGCAGTTATTGCACATCTTGTTTACAACACTGAACATATTTGGATGGTGTCGGCGGCGTATGCTGAAGCGGGAGACGGGGAGTGCTCGTTTCATGTGGCTGAGTTACACTCGAAAACGTGGCGAGTCACGCAAATGAGCCAATCAGCCGGTCAGCCAATCAGCGTTGGAGAGAGCGGGATGCCTGGATACGGCTATTCGCTCGCTATTGCACGAACATGGTTCTGCCGCCTGCGCGAGCATCATGCTTAAATGGATCGTATCTACACTGTTAAGGCGCTGCATTGTTACATGCATTCAGTCTCAATGTATCAGATTACCTActagttttagaaaataatactatgtttaacataaaaaacCGTAACCTTCGTTCATAACAAAAGGTTATAAAGGAGATTAGCCTCAGgtgaatttgtttaaaatacgtCAGTAAATTAAATTGAAGTCAACCACATCTGTATTTCAACCAACAGTACGGGTCAGTGATCGGTTGACCTGTAAAGTTATAGGTAAACACAGAGGTGTAGAAAAACACCTAGACTGtggaaaaacataaaaacattaaaataacctTCCCGGTCACAAGTTCAAGCTTTGCAAGAGGTATTTACCTTAAAACATACTGAGCAGAGTCCGTCTGTGGATGGGTTTCCGTAGAACCCACACCCCGAGCGGCACAACGTCTCCATCGGATTCGATTCACGCTCCATTGTTCCACGATAATTTTTCACTTCAATATAACAAAGTCACTTCACTCGAGTTTAGTCAAAAGTACGATTGCACTAATTGTATATTGCACTTGTTTTCGTAACACACAATGTTCTACAATAGTAACGGCAAGTTTACTGCACTTAGTAACGTTTCAATTTAGACGTAATTATCTCTGGCTTGCTGTCTCCGCGGTTAGTGGCTTTCCTTGCCGAAGAGTTGAGTAAATTCCTTTTATGTCAGGATCGCAGCGGGCCCTGGAACAAACAGACCGATGTCTATAAGGATAATTTGTCAAAGGGccaaaaactgaaataaaaaatcctcTTGCGTGTTCAGTCACTAGTCAGTGGTGTGGATGTGGATTATAAGTCAAAATCAAGTCTAGGCGACACAATGACGTATCACTACAGAGTACATGATTATCGCTGTAGAAAGTGGTATTAAGTGTTGTATATGATTTCGTAGAGGCAAACATAATATGCATAACGACAGGTTTGCGTAACAAGAGAGAGCTAACGCAAAAGTAGAACGCGCCCGCGAAACGGATCACCCGCGCTGCCCCGCGCCCCACACCAAGGTCGCTAAACTAACAACACTAACTTGCATAGGTATCTCTGTTGTCACTGTATcgacaaaaaaataatcgataTTGCGGTAACCTCTTGTCAGGCTTGCACCAACCTCGATGGTAATCgaacaaataatttgaaaattatccATGTTTCTTAAGTGCATAATGTGCCATGACAATCACGTTTATTAGTCAGCATATTAAATGAATACTGACgcgtaaaaataaatgattaagcATTACAAATGATGaaatctattgaaaaaaaatatgcgtATAAATAAGTTACCTAATCAGCACATTGTGACTAATTCAGTAGGTAACcgaaaacaaaataacttaGTCTTTGCCATCTTAAAGTTTACATATCCatgtatacctacataataatgaGTTCACAAGAAAACTGGTATACTATAATATAGGATGGTTCAATTGATACCCTTATCGAGCACagagttattataatatgagaATAATTGCCATTAATAGTGTTAAGAGTGGAGAGTGTGCGGTGGAGGTCATTAGCACCGGGCCCGGGGACTTGGGGAGTCATCGACCGGGCTGCACGCAGGGGTGCAAAGCGTCGGCGGCCGGCGCCCGCgcactacaattttattcatgtaGTCAACACATCAGAGATCACATTCACCGCACGATCCTTCGTCCGAAACCCAGTTACGTAGTATCGTATGTACGTGGCGTAGAAACGCTGACACAGCGTGTTGGGAAACTAATTCGTTGTAATTCGCTCACACTATCGAACTGGACGTGATTAACAATTATTAcactatctaatatataaaaatctcgTGTCACAGATTTCGTTCCCGTActtctccgaaacggcttgaccgattctcatgaaattttgtgagcatattgagtaggtctgagaatcggccaacatcaatttttcataccccttagtGATAAAGGTTGTCCCccctaagatttttttaaatatttatatggcaaaataacgtttgccgggtccgctagtattaagtataaatcgaatgataaatattgttaaaacatcCGGCACCCTTTGcgtgaatatatttaaaaacttcaatatttattgactattttgaGGAATATTGCAATACCGTTTTTAAAACTATCAGCTACCATCTGTTATGAAGCGCAACGATGTAATTTATTGACGAGTTGCACGCTGCAATTAATACTAGTAAACTTACAAGTAATATTAATACGAAACAAGTATGCCAAGGCGACTTTGAACCTATTCAAATAGACGGAAACGTGATGTTCAATTACAGCTTACGATAAAGGCGATATTTATTCAGTTGCCAAATTAACAGAATCAGACAGACCTTACCCAAAACCTTCGCTGGTGGGTgggaaaattgtgttttttatcgTAAATTATGCTAAATACTCCTACATTAAGCGTGTCACAGTCCCTTGCACGTCTTGGTAACCAACAAATCAGTTAAAGAATGGATATAGTACCGAGTCATACACTTAGTTAAAACGAACAAAACGCTGTTTTGAATTGAGACCCTATATGGTATCGAAGATATCAGAGTGGCACAAATATTCTGAATGTGATTTAGTTATCCTTatgccggctccacattattgccgtgaattcacgcgcgtattctcgccgtgaattcacggaccgactccatgccctccacattcacggaatgctcacaatagttcgaagccctccgcgaaatggacgtagaagctgctgctgcgataactttatttgctgtgtccctataccactatatagatgtcaaaaacaagaaagttgttgttcctcacaccatttttctataatctgaaaagctgagcgcattgTACGGTCCGTACCCCTTTATAGTCCAGAGTAAACTGCGCCGGGgccgtgaatgtgtatgtgtatgcgtgaacgccgcgcgaaccctttgtcacgggactttaataccgactctgatcggggaacaggcgtgaacgcgcgtggaccccgtgaaaaccgtccacattcacgttcgcgtctgttcacggagcttcacggcaataatgtggagccggcatTAGAACAGGGACGCGCTAGATAAGCGTAAGGTATTCGTAGCTGTACATCGTTAGTGTGTGTGAGATACGTCGCGACGACGGGCGTCGGGCGGGCCGTGCATGAGCCGTGCCCCGCTGACCCAGTTGCCGAGTGTTCGCTACGCAATTCGAGCGCGACCCGCTTCGCGGTGCACTGACAGACACCAACACACAAACACGGCCACATGACGCGACAGTCAGCCAACACCGCCAACACCGCTGCACCCCACTGTGACACATGTGCTAAGTGTTACCCCTTGGGCGGCAACACCACCGTGCTTAATCAACCAACAAATTACCACCCACGAACACAGAGgtcacaaaaaaatcttactttATACCTACGTAACATGTGACCGATTGACGTAAAGTATAGGAGAACGAATTGCAAATAAACGAAATTACACATTTCTCTAGGGTTAATCGAATCTATTATACGCGCTTATACAGTTATCAAAATCCAATGTCTACGGCATTGacttgaataaataagtaaaggttggaaaaaggtttttcataaaattaaaaagacaaaataaagcATTTAGACAACTTGATTAGAATATTCACCATAAccacagaatattattattttatgatgtgCTAAAAAGCAAACATTGTCTGTCtgaatgagtcacaccaatgatttttgttatgagcatatttaaaaactaggtacttcaaggataaaaaatctgtttttatttttttcgtatcttcaaaaatgaccgagatattaaacgtcacgagatggccttcgcgccaaactccggtgaagcggccgcacggacgtgtgacgtcatctcacgacactgctatttcgttagtacttgccgatacctacataggctcgttgtgctctcgcggtttcgctttaaataatttgttttgcttataggggacaaacaaaatggttagaaaatattgtattgttcctatgtgtactaactccagtgaaaaaacaccccaaaaattgtttttttctgtaccatgtaaactgttttatatttttgcaaaagacacctaatctaaaacttaaagcccggttctgatactgtcaagcgcaaatgttaaatagaagtttattgccttttgaacacttcctcaagatcatgttcatacatacctagcaatgaacttttacctaacagttgatactatttaataagcagttcaatgacctcacaggcggcggcgagccgagcgcggcggttgagttggcgttggttttttgttttgaaaaaagaacccatgtttattaaatctaataatatcaaaattaaaatgttagtttaaaagttctcattacacacccaatcatataagactacctacctacagagtagattcatgcgttcataaagtcagaggcaggggtgacaactttttttttttataatattattttaaaactatgttttccaaatttacacttggtaggtacgtaacactcattatttgtaatgccagttctaacaaactttcaattttattgttaactacacacaaaaatattattagtagtattcgagttcaactttctttacctgggtctagttgatgattgtgtgcgtggcgatcgagatcgaggatatcttattttacaaaaaacactatgattaaatttataacacatacacatactcagactctttaaatattaaatgcaaatcacttttcaaatcaaaactccgcatcacccgcagtcgaacaagtgtgtctgttgcgtcgtgacgtcagcgcatagcgcgcgaagcaacgcaaatttaaaaaagcagtgaaactttataacgctgtaacttcggtaattttgatccgattttgataaaacaaaaactattattatcagcataagtacacaaattaaatgcagtatgtttaatagtcatattttgatgtgctggtgtgactcattcttCATGACCTAAATATTGAACCAATTTGGTTTAAAAACTTCATACAAAGAGAATTTGAGACCCAAGAAAGGACAGTGGATGGTTTTTATCCCAAATATCACATGGGAACAGTAACTGTTCGAGTAGTCGCTGATTCAACTAGCTCACGTGGACGGCGTCCCTGGCAAAGTAAGGCAagcaagtattttataaatgcttCAATGTGATGACTATGTGTATAGCTCTAATAATCAacaagagagagagagagagagagagagagagagagagagagagagagagagagagagagagagagagagagaatcaTAAGAAGTTCCCAGTCCACTGCTAAGTACATTAAAGAGAAATTCATAATAGGAGGAGCAATATCCACAGTAAGGAACTCTTCAAGTAATTCTGAACAAAGTGTAAACCATTAATCGGTTAAGTCAACTGTTGCCTGTTAACGGCACATCCGAAATATTACGGGAAACGAAATAGCGCACCTCCGAGGTCAAGATTcacataaataaactttaaaataaattaacagagCGACGGCACAAACATCAATATAATACTCATATCCCCTAGAATATGTAACGGGAATAACAGCTGTAGCTATTAATGATATCAGTAAATTAAAACACTCTGATATCGGGGCCATCTCCCACAAACAGAATATGCATGTAGGTCGCCACGAGCCCCATAATACGCATGAAAGCTCCACTCAGTTCTATACATAGGTACAGTGCTCGAATTTACGTCTGGTTGAGACAAGATACAGGTCTGACCACTCGATCAACGGTAACA
This DNA window, taken from Anticarsia gemmatalis isolate Benzon Research Colony breed Stoneville strain chromosome 11, ilAntGemm2 primary, whole genome shotgun sequence, encodes the following:
- the drn gene encoding zinc finger AN1-type doctor no isoform X1; the protein is MENDPSKKESKGKRIFKKAIRRNSKSNNSSQNSALEVGIGVSRSKSFENKRQSLEINDSTPLPKPDGTKESADIAGKSKLDEKTAAQNQTALLTNAKARKSVDIQENRNEVFGGSASVSKRVAKLLSPKLEIKDQRPPEADGVKKSLKRKLEEESGAGTSGTSTGTSDTDADDKDPSKDKKKKNRCAVCRKKVGLTGFECRCGGLFCAVHRYSDKHECSFDYRELGAQEIRRNNPVVVSQKIHKI
- the drn gene encoding zinc finger AN1-type doctor no isoform X2 yields the protein MERESNPMETLCRSGCGFYGNPSTDGLCSVCFKEALKKKQQPPATSSSPVSTPFVAAASTPLAAAAPTVPSLPAQPQTHTDKLEEESGAGTSGTSTGTSDTDADDKDPSKDKKKKNRCAVCRKKVGLTGFECRCGGLFCAVHRYSDKHECSFDYRELGAQEIRRNNPVVVSQKIHKI